From a region of the Thiorhodovibrio winogradskyi genome:
- a CDS encoding ABC transporter permease subunit, whose translation MSEANLLQRARATALLERRRDRSTRPSVLLADRFARWLITIGGLLVILAVVGIMVFLISVALPLAKSGETLSHSQYQVKPPKVTRWLNADEYRTLGVRISAEGAYSSFHLDTGQLIASSKLDFGEQVAISVGGVVERDQVAFGFADGSVLFAVVDFQVDVLPDTALPSAAKALNGTDWVLDERLYSKLPGEQIRRLTLKTEIGERVQASEAPIIALDYRVGGTAERPTRSFVSVDAEGIARLSRSESKINILTKKVTTRTRTSTLPSLPAGTHVTAVAMTTHADAVYVASSEGEIYRYDTRHFNAPTLAETLRVFPGETITSMGFLIGEQALVVGGSNGAVDVFFLLPAPADAGTTDGNHLVRARRHAPHGAAVTNISVSQRSKALVTTAANGEVWLRHSTSDQVLERYQSQAAVGDAVAVQLMPRVDGVLLLNDSGGADFWRFHHPHPEVTLGTVFGKVWYEGYVEPSFTWQSSSGTDVFEPKFSLIPLMFGTLKATVYSMLFAVPIALLGAIYTSEFVHRSVRSTVKPMMEMMEALPTVVLGFIGALILAPLVETWIAAVVLSFIVLPLGLVLAAYLWQLLPVGWTLRLDGLAKFGFMVATIVLLLWFAYLLGPGFQALFFAGDFKAWLNRDLGSATPFVFLLLMPLSYLAITWVFQRGVGPRYRDLSRNLPRQRAAVLALGRWLALFAGALLLAYLGARLLTLLGFDPRGSLVDTYVQRNALVVGFVMGFAVIPNIFTLAEDALSAVPDHLRAASLATGATPWQTAKWVILPTALSGVFAAVMIGMGRAVGETMIVVMAAGNTPILDWNIFNGLRTLSANIAVELPEAVQDSSLYRMLFLAALTLFVMTFAINTLAEVIRQRFRKRAFQL comes from the coding sequence ATGAGTGAGGCGAATCTTTTGCAGAGGGCGCGGGCAACCGCCTTGCTTGAACGCCGCCGAGACCGATCCACCCGCCCGTCAGTGCTGCTGGCTGACCGTTTCGCCCGCTGGTTGATTACCATCGGTGGTCTGCTGGTAATTTTGGCGGTCGTTGGCATCATGGTGTTTTTGATAAGCGTTGCCCTGCCGCTGGCCAAAAGCGGCGAGACGCTCTCGCACAGCCAGTATCAGGTCAAGCCGCCCAAGGTGACGCGCTGGCTGAATGCCGATGAGTATCGCACCCTGGGCGTGCGCATCAGTGCCGAGGGCGCCTATAGCAGTTTCCACCTGGACACCGGGCAGCTGATCGCCTCCAGCAAGCTGGATTTTGGTGAGCAGGTGGCGATCTCCGTGGGTGGCGTGGTCGAGCGCGACCAGGTGGCCTTCGGCTTCGCCGACGGCTCGGTGCTTTTTGCCGTGGTGGATTTTCAGGTCGATGTTTTGCCCGACACCGCACTGCCGAGCGCGGCTAAAGCCTTGAACGGCACCGATTGGGTGCTGGATGAGCGGCTGTATTCCAAGCTGCCGGGGGAGCAAATTCGCCGCCTGACCCTCAAGACCGAGATCGGCGAACGGGTGCAGGCCAGCGAGGCACCCATCATCGCCCTGGATTACCGCGTTGGCGGCACGGCGGAGCGGCCCACACGCTCTTTTGTCAGCGTCGATGCCGAGGGTATCGCGCGTCTGAGCCGCAGTGAATCCAAGATCAATATCCTGACCAAAAAGGTCACCACGCGCACCCGCACCTCCACCCTGCCCTCGCTTCCAGCAGGAACCCATGTGACAGCGGTGGCCATGACCACCCATGCCGATGCCGTCTATGTGGCATCAAGCGAGGGGGAGATCTATCGCTACGATACCCGTCACTTCAACGCGCCGACCCTGGCCGAGACTCTGCGGGTCTTCCCGGGCGAGACCATCACCAGCATGGGCTTTCTCATCGGGGAGCAGGCGCTGGTGGTGGGTGGCTCCAATGGCGCCGTCGATGTCTTTTTCCTCCTGCCGGCACCCGCCGATGCCGGCACCACCGATGGCAACCATCTGGTGCGGGCGCGCCGCCATGCCCCACATGGCGCGGCGGTGACCAATATCTCGGTCAGCCAGCGCAGCAAGGCACTGGTCACCACGGCGGCCAATGGTGAGGTCTGGCTGCGCCACTCGACCTCCGATCAGGTGCTGGAGCGCTACCAGTCCCAGGCCGCTGTCGGCGATGCCGTCGCGGTGCAGCTGATGCCGCGCGTGGATGGCGTGCTGTTGCTTAACGACAGCGGCGGGGCGGATTTCTGGCGCTTTCATCATCCGCACCCGGAGGTCACCCTGGGGACCGTGTTTGGCAAGGTCTGGTACGAAGGCTATGTGGAGCCAAGCTTCACCTGGCAATCGTCTTCGGGCACCGATGTGTTCGAGCCCAAATTTTCGCTGATTCCGCTGATGTTCGGCACCCTCAAGGCGACCGTCTACTCGATGCTCTTTGCCGTGCCCATTGCGCTGCTGGGCGCCATCTATACCTCGGAGTTCGTTCACCGCAGTGTGCGTTCCACCGTCAAACCCATGATGGAGATGATGGAGGCGCTGCCGACCGTGGTGCTCGGTTTTATCGGCGCGCTGATTTTGGCCCCGCTGGTCGAGACCTGGATCGCGGCCGTGGTCTTGTCCTTCATCGTACTGCCGCTGGGGCTGGTACTAGCGGCCTATCTGTGGCAACTGCTGCCGGTGGGGTGGACGCTGCGACTCGATGGACTGGCCAAGTTTGGTTTCATGGTTGCCACCATCGTCCTGTTGCTGTGGTTTGCCTATCTGCTGGGGCCGGGCTTTCAGGCGCTGTTTTTCGCCGGGGATTTCAAGGCCTGGTTGAACCGGGACCTGGGCAGTGCAACGCCTTTTGTGTTCTTACTGCTGATGCCGCTCTCTTATCTGGCGATCACCTGGGTCTTTCAGCGCGGGGTTGGACCGCGCTATCGGGATCTGTCGCGCAACCTGCCCCGTCAGCGAGCCGCCGTGCTGGCCCTGGGGCGCTGGCTGGCGTTGTTCGCGGGCGCGCTGCTGCTCGCTTACCTTGGCGCGCGCCTGCTGACGCTTCTCGGCTTTGACCCGCGCGGCAGCCTGGTGGATACCTATGTGCAGCGCAACGCGCTGGTGGTGGGCTTTGTCATGGGTTTCGCGGTCATTCCCAATATCTTCACCCTCGCCGAGGACGCCCTGAGCGCGGTGCCCGATCATCTGCGCGCCGCCAGTCTCGCCACCGGCGCCACGCCCTGGCAGACCGCCAAATGGGTGATCCTGCCCACCGCGCTCTCGGGTGTCTTCGCCGCCGTCATGATCGGGATGGGCCGTGCCGTGGGCGAGACCATGATTGTGGTCATGGCCGCTGGCAACACGCCTATTCTTGATTGGAACATCTTTAATGGTCTGCGCACCCTCTCCGCCAACATCGCGGTGGAATTGCCCGAGGCGGTGCAAGACAGCAGCCTGTATCGCATGCTGTTCCTGGCCGCGCTCACGCTCTTTGTCATGACCTTCGCCATCAATACCCTTGCCGAGGTGATCCGCCAGCGCTTCCGCAAGCGTGCTTTCCAGCTCTGA
- the pstB gene encoding phosphate ABC transporter ATP-binding protein PstB, whose protein sequence is MVCRDINVWYSDNHAIKNVSLDIGRNEVISMIGPSGCGKSTFLRCLNRMNDTIPTARVEGSIKLDGEEIQDRGIDVVPLRARVGMVFQKPNPFPKSIYENIAYGPRIHGLTNNRAELDELVETSLQRAGLWKEVKDRLEAPGTSLSGGQQQRLCIARAISVSPEVILMDEPCSALDPIATAAIEQLIDELRQQYTIAIVTHSMQQAARVSQRTAYFHLGDLIEVGSTDDVFNRPRHKLTEDYITGRFG, encoded by the coding sequence ATGGTCTGCCGAGACATCAATGTCTGGTACAGCGACAATCATGCGATTAAAAATGTCAGCCTGGATATCGGGCGCAACGAGGTGATCTCGATGATCGGTCCCTCGGGCTGCGGCAAGTCGACCTTTCTGCGCTGCCTCAATCGCATGAATGACACCATCCCGACAGCGCGGGTGGAAGGCTCGATCAAGCTCGACGGCGAGGAAATTCAGGATCGTGGAATCGACGTGGTGCCGCTGCGCGCGCGGGTCGGCATGGTGTTCCAAAAGCCCAATCCCTTCCCGAAGTCGATTTATGAAAACATCGCCTACGGCCCCCGCATTCATGGGTTGACCAATAATCGCGCCGAACTCGATGAACTGGTCGAGACCAGCCTGCAGCGCGCCGGCCTGTGGAAGGAAGTGAAAGACCGGCTTGAGGCTCCCGGCACCAGTCTCTCGGGTGGTCAGCAGCAGCGTCTGTGTATCGCTCGTGCCATCTCGGTCTCGCCTGAAGTGATTCTGATGGACGAGCCCTGCTCGGCCTTGGATCCGATTGCGACCGCGGCCATTGAGCAATTAATCGATGAGCTGCGCCAGCAGTACACCATCGCCATAGTGACGCACTCGATGCAACAAGCCGCTCGTGTATCGCAACGCACCGCCTACTTCCATCTCGGTGATCTGATTGAGGTCGGCTCGACCGATGATGTCTTCAATCGACCGCGGCATAAGCTCACTGAAGATTACATCACCGGACGATTCGGCTAG
- the pstC gene encoding phosphate ABC transporter permease subunit PstC yields MNPSLLLFVVLIAMALAYHLGRKRAIGVVGGTAYINRLHSLPAYYGYYAALWVGLPALLLLLFWVGLQGQILTALTLAELPADMTAGLSEGQLSLLTSDIRNYASGNLMGREPSPEVVAAAAHYLRLQQIANLSLWALIGALVLAGMAWAWQHTKPGFRARNRVESIVMLVLILFSSIAILTTLGIVLSVLFESIRFFQKVPWTEFLFGTKWSPQIALRAEQVGASGAFGAIPLFTGTLLISFIAMLLAVPVGLLSAVYLAEYAPRKVRAWAKPVLEILAGIPTVVYGFFAALTVAPFMRDLGVTLGLDIASESALAAGLVMGIMIIPFVSSLSEDVINAVPQSLRDGSYALGATQSETIRRVIFPAALPGIVGGVLLAVSRAIGETMIVVMAAGLAANLTANPLDSVTTVTVQIVTLLTGDQEFDSAKTLAAFALGLTLFVVTLILNIIALHIVRKYREQYE; encoded by the coding sequence ATGAATCCCTCGCTGCTGTTGTTCGTTGTGCTGATAGCCATGGCGCTGGCCTATCATCTCGGGCGTAAACGCGCCATTGGTGTCGTTGGCGGCACCGCTTATATCAATCGCCTGCACTCCTTGCCGGCTTACTATGGTTACTATGCAGCGCTCTGGGTCGGTCTTCCAGCGCTGCTGCTGCTGTTATTCTGGGTCGGCTTGCAAGGGCAGATACTGACCGCGCTCACGCTCGCCGAGCTGCCGGCGGACATGACCGCCGGCCTCTCCGAGGGGCAGCTGAGCTTGCTGACCAGCGATATCCGCAACTACGCGAGCGGCAACCTGATGGGACGCGAGCCAAGCCCCGAGGTTGTGGCGGCGGCGGCTCACTATCTGCGCCTGCAACAAATTGCCAACCTGTCGCTGTGGGCACTCATCGGCGCCCTGGTGCTCGCCGGCATGGCCTGGGCCTGGCAGCACACCAAGCCAGGTTTTCGCGCCCGCAATCGGGTCGAGTCGATCGTGATGCTGGTGCTGATTCTGTTCTCCTCCATCGCCATCCTCACCACCCTCGGCATTGTGCTGTCGGTGTTGTTCGAGTCGATTCGCTTTTTCCAGAAAGTGCCCTGGACGGAGTTCTTGTTCGGAACCAAATGGAGTCCGCAAATCGCGCTGCGTGCTGAGCAGGTGGGAGCATCCGGGGCCTTTGGCGCCATCCCGCTGTTCACCGGCACCCTGCTGATTTCTTTCATTGCCATGCTGCTAGCGGTGCCGGTCGGGCTGCTGTCAGCGGTTTACCTGGCCGAATATGCGCCGCGCAAGGTGCGCGCCTGGGCCAAGCCGGTGCTTGAGATTTTGGCCGGCATCCCGACCGTGGTCTATGGCTTTTTCGCCGCCCTGACGGTGGCCCCCTTCATGCGCGACCTGGGTGTGACCCTGGGGCTGGATATCGCCTCCGAGAGCGCGCTGGCGGCGGGTTTGGTGATGGGGATCATGATCATCCCCTTCGTCTCCTCGCTCTCAGAGGATGTCATTAACGCCGTGCCCCAGTCGCTGCGCGATGGCTCCTATGCGCTGGGTGCGACTCAGTCCGAGACCATCCGCCGGGTAATTTTTCCAGCCGCGCTGCCGGGTATCGTCGGCGGCGTGCTGCTAGCCGTCTCGCGCGCCATCGGCGAGACCATGATCGTGGTCATGGCCGCCGGTCTGGCCGCCAACCTCACCGCCAATCCGCTGGATAGCGTCACCACGGTGACGGTGCAGATCGTCACCCTGCTCACCGGTGACCAGGAGTTCGACAGCGCCAAGACCTTGGCCGCCTTCGCGCTCGGGCTCACCCTCTTTGTCGTGACCCTGATCCTCAATATCATCGCGCTGCACATCGTGCGCAAGTATCGAGAACAGTATGAGTAA
- a CDS encoding substrate-binding domain-containing protein, with product MKRTAVTLAVLGALSLSAQAMARDTINIVGSSTVFPFATTVAENFGNATEFNTPKIESTGSGGGMKLFCAGVGVDQPDITNASRRMKVSEFEKCQENGVTEITEVVIGYDGIAIANSKKADQFELSLRDVWLALAKDVPDPDGGEKLVPNPYKTWKEVNPDLPDVAIEVLGPPPTSGTRDAFAEIAMEGGCKSFDWIAAIKGEDKSKYKAICRTVREDGAYVEAGENDNLIVQKLDSNADALGVFGFSFLDQNSDKLQGTIIDGVEPTFDNIASGAYPVSRSLYFYVKNAHVGTIPGILEYVTAFTSENAWGPDGYLPGKGLIPLPDDMRAKIAKSSQAMEPMSSPK from the coding sequence ATGAAAAGAACCGCAGTCACCCTCGCCGTCCTTGGCGCGCTTTCCCTGTCCGCCCAAGCCATGGCGCGCGACACCATTAACATTGTCGGCTCCTCGACTGTGTTCCCATTCGCGACCACCGTTGCCGAGAACTTCGGTAACGCCACTGAGTTTAACACGCCAAAAATCGAGTCCACCGGCTCTGGCGGCGGCATGAAGCTGTTCTGCGCCGGCGTTGGTGTCGACCAGCCGGATATCACCAATGCATCGCGTCGGATGAAGGTCTCCGAGTTCGAGAAGTGCCAGGAGAACGGAGTCACCGAGATCACCGAGGTGGTGATTGGCTACGACGGCATCGCCATCGCCAACTCCAAGAAGGCCGATCAGTTCGAGCTGTCGCTGCGCGACGTCTGGCTGGCGCTGGCCAAGGACGTGCCGGACCCGGATGGCGGCGAAAAGCTGGTTCCCAACCCTTACAAAACCTGGAAAGAGGTGAATCCCGATCTGCCCGATGTCGCCATCGAGGTCCTCGGCCCACCGCCGACCTCCGGCACGCGTGACGCCTTCGCCGAGATCGCGATGGAAGGCGGCTGCAAGAGCTTTGACTGGATTGCCGCGATCAAGGGCGAAGACAAGTCGAAGTACAAGGCCATTTGCCGCACCGTGCGTGAAGACGGCGCCTATGTCGAGGCCGGCGAAAATGACAACCTGATCGTACAGAAGCTCGACTCGAACGCCGATGCGCTCGGCGTGTTTGGCTTCAGCTTCCTGGATCAAAACTCCGACAAGCTGCAAGGCACCATCATTGACGGCGTCGAGCCGACTTTCGATAACATCGCCAGCGGTGCCTATCCGGTTTCGCGCTCGCTCTACTTCTATGTCAAGAACGCCCATGTCGGCACCATTCCTGGCATTCTAGAGTACGTGACCGCCTTCACCAGCGAGAACGCCTGGGGTCCGGACGGCTACCTGCCAGGCAAGGGTCTGATCCCGCTGCCCGATGACATGCGCGCAAAGATCGCGAAGTCATCACAGGCCATGGAGCCGATGTCGAGCCCCAAGTAA
- a CDS encoding PstS family phosphate ABC transporter substrate-binding protein: MNKALFSAASASALFAILVSATVPAVELDPELNSYEPVSGISGNLKSIGSDTLNNLMTLWAEGFQSEYPNVKIEIEGKGSSTAPPALIAGTAQFGPMSRPMKSKEEEEFEAKFGYKPLAIRSAVDALAVYVHKDNPIECLSMRQVDAIFSKTRNGGLDGDIVTWGDLGLSGDWAARPISLYGRNSASGTYGYFKEVALFDGDYKDQVKEQPGSSTVVQGVASDIAGIGYSGVGYKTADVRTVPLRTSDDGECFDANAENAYSGDYPIARFLYIYVNKNPNQDLDPLRAEFIRFVYSKEGQSAVIKDGYFPITSAIAEEDLENFNLQN; encoded by the coding sequence ATGAACAAGGCCCTATTCTCGGCAGCGTCGGCTTCCGCGCTGTTTGCCATACTGGTTTCCGCCACTGTGCCCGCGGTCGAGCTCGACCCGGAACTGAACAGCTACGAGCCGGTGAGCGGTATCTCCGGTAATCTCAAGTCCATTGGCTCGGACACTCTGAACAATCTAATGACACTCTGGGCCGAGGGTTTCCAGAGTGAATACCCCAATGTGAAAATCGAGATCGAAGGCAAGGGATCGTCCACAGCACCGCCGGCTCTGATTGCCGGAACCGCGCAGTTTGGGCCCATGTCACGCCCGATGAAGTCCAAGGAGGAAGAAGAGTTCGAGGCCAAGTTTGGCTACAAGCCGCTGGCCATTCGCAGCGCCGTTGATGCGCTGGCTGTCTATGTTCACAAGGACAACCCGATCGAGTGCCTGTCCATGCGGCAGGTCGACGCCATCTTCTCCAAGACCCGCAACGGTGGCTTGGATGGCGATATCGTCACTTGGGGCGACCTTGGCCTGAGCGGCGACTGGGCCGCGCGACCAATCTCGCTGTACGGGCGCAACTCGGCCTCCGGCACCTATGGGTATTTCAAAGAAGTCGCCTTGTTCGACGGTGACTACAAAGACCAGGTGAAAGAACAGCCAGGGTCATCCACCGTTGTGCAGGGCGTGGCCTCCGACATCGCCGGCATTGGTTACTCCGGTGTTGGTTACAAGACCGCCGACGTGCGCACCGTGCCGCTGCGCACCAGCGATGATGGCGAGTGCTTCGATGCCAATGCGGAGAATGCCTACTCCGGCGATTATCCCATCGCGCGTTTCCTCTACATCTATGTCAACAAGAACCCAAACCAAGACCTCGATCCGCTGCGCGCCGAGTTTATCCGCTTTGTCTATTCCAAAGAGGGTCAATCCGCGGTGATCAAGGACGGCTACTTCCCGATCACCTCGGCGATTGCCGAGGAAGATCTTGAGAATTTTAATTTACAGAACTAA